The Gemmatimonas sp. UBA7669 genome has a segment encoding these proteins:
- the obgE gene encoding GTPase ObgE has translation MFVDRVQVKVEAGTGGSGQTSFRREKYVPMGGPDGGDGGRGGDVIVRGDRNLTTLLDYTYRDSWKAERGQHGEGSNRTGRSGDDVILPVPPGTVVRDAKTKELIGEVMEHGDSLLVAKGGRGGKGNAFFVTATHQSPREWQPGEEGEARTLELELKLIADVGLVGQPNAGKSTLLSVISAARPKIADYPFTTLSPNLGVVPLSDHRSFVVADIPGIIEGAHEGKGLGLQFLRHIERTRLLAFMVPIDTMDWQAELDQLRNEIAAYSAELAAKPYCVVFTKLDLLGEHYIPEVEAPGAFGRYAISAAGRMGLDDLLDGWWRQLLAMRTAAEQPIRDAQLLP, from the coding sequence ATGTTCGTCGATCGCGTACAAGTGAAGGTGGAAGCCGGCACCGGTGGCTCGGGACAGACTTCGTTCCGTCGGGAGAAGTATGTGCCCATGGGTGGGCCAGACGGCGGTGACGGTGGACGCGGTGGCGACGTGATTGTACGCGGCGACCGCAATCTCACCACGCTGCTGGACTACACCTATCGCGATTCGTGGAAGGCCGAACGGGGCCAGCACGGTGAGGGCTCCAATCGGACGGGGCGATCCGGCGACGATGTCATTCTCCCGGTGCCGCCCGGCACCGTCGTACGTGATGCCAAGACGAAGGAACTGATCGGCGAGGTGATGGAGCACGGCGACTCGCTGCTCGTGGCGAAGGGCGGACGCGGCGGAAAGGGCAACGCGTTCTTTGTCACCGCCACACATCAGTCGCCTCGCGAGTGGCAACCCGGCGAAGAGGGTGAGGCCCGCACCCTCGAGCTCGAGCTCAAGCTCATTGCCGATGTGGGCCTCGTGGGCCAACCCAACGCAGGCAAGAGCACGCTGCTGTCGGTGATTTCCGCCGCGCGCCCCAAGATCGCCGACTATCCATTCACCACGCTCTCGCCCAATCTCGGCGTGGTGCCGCTCAGCGATCATCGCTCGTTTGTGGTGGCAGACATTCCCGGCATCATCGAAGGGGCGCACGAGGGCAAGGGACTCGGGCTCCAATTTCTGCGCCACATCGAGCGCACGCGCCTGCTCGCGTTCATGGTGCCCATCGACACCATGGACTGGCAGGCAGAGCTCGATCAGTTGCGCAACGAAATCGCGGCCTACTCGGCGGAACTGGCGGCCAAGCCCTATTGCGTGGTGTTCACCAAGCTCGATCTGCTGGGAGAGCACTACATCCCCGAGGTGGAGGCGCCGGGCGCCTTCGGCCGCTATGCCATTTCGGCCGCCGGCCGCATGGGACTTGATGACTTGCTCGACGGGTGGTGGCGGCAGTTGCTGGCCATGCGCACGGCGGCCGAACAGCCCATCCGGGATGCGCAGCTTCTTCCCTGA
- a CDS encoding carboxymuconolactone decarboxylase family protein encodes MNARREDGMRDKTMTQGHAEQVTLPDAAARHTPLAVLDAETAELVRLAALLAGGSEGDIREALAGAAAQVRAEWVEEVILQTYLFAGFPRALNAAREWRRISGRSAPTVDAEAIDDPAERLAQGERTCATVYGRFYERLRVNIAELHPALDQWMIEEGYGKVLSRAPLDLARRELCIVAACAIARQDRQLHSHLHGALHAGASAAVVSDTLAVVAPLLDADDVRRYQGLWARVQGK; translated from the coding sequence ATGAACGCGCGTCGTGAAGATGGCATGCGCGACAAAACGATGACACAGGGTCACGCAGAGCAGGTTACACTGCCCGACGCCGCCGCCCGCCACACGCCGCTTGCGGTACTCGACGCGGAAACGGCGGAGCTGGTGCGCCTCGCGGCCTTGCTGGCCGGTGGCTCGGAGGGCGATATCCGCGAGGCGTTGGCGGGTGCCGCGGCGCAGGTGCGGGCAGAGTGGGTGGAGGAGGTTATCCTGCAGACGTATCTCTTCGCCGGATTTCCACGCGCGCTCAATGCGGCGCGCGAATGGCGGCGCATCAGCGGTCGGTCAGCACCGACGGTTGATGCCGAAGCCATTGATGATCCGGCGGAGCGACTGGCGCAGGGTGAGCGCACCTGTGCCACGGTGTACGGGCGCTTTTATGAGCGCTTGCGCGTCAACATTGCGGAGCTGCATCCCGCCCTCGACCAGTGGATGATCGAGGAAGGCTATGGCAAGGTGCTCTCGCGTGCGCCGCTCGATCTGGCGCGCCGGGAGCTCTGCATTGTCGCAGCCTGCGCCATTGCTCGACAGGATCGGCAGTTGCACTCGCATTTGCACGGGGCGCTGCACGCCGGCGCGTCAGCGGCTGTTGTAAGCGACACGCTGGCGGTGGTGGCACCACTGTTGGACGCGGATGATGTTCGTCGGTATCAGGGGCTCTGGGCGCGCGTCCAGGGCAAGTAA
- a CDS encoding DMT family transporter yields the protein MTSAPAHPDRPAARAPSPWLVLGAALVGISFAAPLIRLSAADPLVIATWRLGFSLIIVAAALAIGGGWRGWRTLSRAELGLACGAGALLALHFWSWNASLRYTTVAASVALVNLQPVIIAAASAWLLAEPPSRRQWVGVGVAVIGALVVGLADVPGGLAGLADALSPTGSVSGSRALLGDLLALVGAVTAAGYYLIGRRLRQRLDLWPYVGLVYGAAFVVCLALAIGTGSELGPQPPRELAIFAGLALGPMLLGHTGMNWALGHLPAFVVNLTTLGEPVGATLLAAILPGIAEVPGPWTLFGGALVLGGVLLAARR from the coding sequence ATGACATCCGCGCCCGCCCATCCCGATCGCCCCGCTGCCCGCGCGCCGTCGCCCTGGCTGGTGCTCGGCGCCGCGCTGGTAGGCATTTCGTTTGCCGCGCCGCTCATTCGGCTCTCCGCTGCCGATCCTCTCGTCATTGCCACGTGGCGACTGGGTTTTTCACTGATCATCGTCGCGGCGGCGCTGGCCATTGGTGGCGGCTGGCGTGGCTGGCGCACACTGTCCCGTGCAGAACTCGGACTCGCCTGCGGGGCCGGGGCGCTGCTGGCCTTGCACTTCTGGTCGTGGAACGCCTCGCTGCGCTACACCACCGTGGCGGCGTCCGTGGCGCTGGTCAACCTGCAGCCGGTCATCATTGCGGCGGCCTCCGCGTGGCTCCTTGCCGAGCCGCCGTCACGTCGCCAGTGGGTGGGCGTTGGCGTGGCCGTGATTGGAGCGCTGGTGGTGGGGCTGGCTGACGTGCCCGGAGGCCTGGCCGGCCTGGCCGACGCGCTCTCGCCCACCGGATCGGTCAGCGGCAGCCGTGCGCTGCTGGGTGACCTGCTGGCCCTCGTGGGGGCCGTAACCGCGGCAGGGTACTACCTCATCGGCCGTCGCCTGAGGCAGCGGCTCGATCTCTGGCCCTACGTGGGCCTGGTGTACGGGGCTGCCTTTGTGGTCTGCCTCGCGCTCGCAATCGGAACAGGGAGCGAGCTGGGGCCGCAGCCCCCGCGGGAGCTGGCCATTTTTGCAGGCCTGGCCCTTGGGCCCATGTTGCTCGGGCATACCGGCATGAACTGGGCGCTGGGCCACCTGCCGGCCTTTGTGGTCAACCTCACGACGCTCGGCGAGCCGGTCGGCGCCACGTTGCTGGCGGCGATTCTGCCCGGTATTGCCGAGGTACCAGGACCCTGGACCCTGTTTGGGGGCGCCCTGGTGCTGGGCGGCGTCTTGCTGGCCGCACGCCGCTGA
- the hrcA gene encoding heat-inducible transcriptional repressor HrcA, whose translation MSAFGTTPFGNTNSGELSERERQVLEAVIHSYVATAEPAGSRTLSRRFGLGISPATIRNTMSDLEEKGFLFHPHTSAGRIPTDKAYRVYVDSLMRVDPLSGEQRRRLQMEIESGSSAIENILRRAAQSLGVLTQELGVALGPRLERATLQKVELVRVASDRLLMVLGLSGGAVRTIFVEVPGVIADEALVDVTIVLNERLAGLTLDQVRSGLASRLRDVSASPGAAELLNIFVQEGEQVFGRAAEPVDTVVLAQPSLLADQPEFASGERLRQLIELTETRQQLATFLGTRAGGKGLSITIGNEHGDPRLEPFTVVTAEYHVGSLSGVIGVIGPTRMPYDKVIALVDHTSQLVSDLLC comes from the coding sequence ATGAGCGCCTTCGGCACGACACCTTTCGGCAATACCAACAGCGGTGAGCTCTCCGAGCGCGAACGTCAGGTGCTCGAGGCGGTCATTCACAGCTACGTGGCCACGGCCGAACCGGCCGGGTCGCGTACGCTGTCCCGTCGCTTCGGTCTGGGCATTTCGCCGGCCACCATTCGCAACACCATGAGCGACCTGGAGGAGAAGGGCTTTCTCTTCCATCCGCACACGTCGGCCGGCCGGATTCCCACCGACAAGGCCTACCGCGTGTACGTCGATTCGCTCATGCGCGTCGACCCGTTGTCTGGTGAGCAGCGGCGCCGTTTGCAGATGGAAATCGAAAGCGGCAGTTCGGCCATCGAGAACATCCTCCGTCGCGCCGCGCAGTCACTGGGTGTGCTCACCCAGGAGTTGGGTGTGGCGCTCGGTCCGCGTCTCGAGCGGGCCACGCTGCAAAAAGTGGAACTGGTGCGCGTGGCCAGCGACCGACTGCTCATGGTGCTTGGTCTTTCTGGCGGCGCCGTGCGCACCATCTTCGTGGAAGTCCCCGGTGTCATTGCCGACGAAGCGCTGGTTGACGTCACCATCGTCCTCAACGAGCGCCTTGCGGGCCTCACGCTCGATCAGGTGCGAAGCGGACTGGCCTCGCGCCTGCGAGACGTCAGCGCATCACCCGGCGCCGCTGAGTTGCTGAACATCTTCGTGCAGGAAGGGGAGCAGGTGTTTGGCCGAGCCGCTGAGCCGGTGGACACGGTGGTCCTCGCCCAGCCTTCGCTGCTGGCCGACCAGCCGGAGTTTGCCAGTGGGGAACGCCTGCGACAGCTCATCGAGCTCACGGAGACCCGTCAGCAACTGGCCACGTTTCTGGGCACGCGGGCTGGGGGCAAGGGGCTGTCCATCACCATCGGCAACGAGCATGGCGATCCACGCCTGGAGCCGTTCACGGTGGTCACCGCGGAATACCATGTGGGTTCGCTGAGCGGGGTCATTGGCGTTATCGGTCCCACGCGCATGCCCTACGACAAGGTCATTGCCCTGGTCGATCACACCTCCCAGCTGGTGTCCGACCTGCTCTGCTGA
- a CDS encoding 50S ribosomal protein L11 methyltransferase → MAALFAVGAQGVHEDGTSLVTHFPPGTDLEAVHATITAADPMVVIETSLVPDVDWSEAWKSRITSHELGALTVTPPWLAEGRDPARTIVIEPGMAFGTGEHATTRGVVRLLPARLRAGDTVADLGAGSAILAIAAAKLGAARVYAVELDGEAIPDAESNVRRNGVADRVHVFEADAAAILPLVAPVRLVLANIISSVLIELLPIIGMALTDDGSAILSGILQEERETMLQVLAAHGWTVLAEDAEDIWWSVAIAKA, encoded by the coding sequence ATGGCTGCCCTGTTTGCCGTTGGCGCGCAGGGGGTGCACGAAGACGGGACGTCGCTGGTCACGCACTTCCCGCCCGGTACCGATCTCGAGGCTGTGCACGCGACGATCACGGCGGCCGACCCGATGGTGGTCATCGAAACCTCGCTCGTGCCCGATGTGGATTGGTCGGAGGCGTGGAAGTCGCGCATTACCTCGCACGAACTCGGTGCGCTGACCGTCACGCCGCCGTGGCTGGCCGAGGGCCGCGATCCGGCGCGCACCATCGTCATCGAACCCGGCATGGCCTTTGGCACTGGCGAGCACGCCACCACACGCGGTGTCGTACGGCTGTTGCCGGCGCGACTGCGGGCCGGAGACACGGTGGCTGATCTGGGGGCCGGCAGCGCCATTCTCGCCATTGCGGCAGCCAAGCTGGGCGCTGCCCGCGTGTATGCCGTGGAGCTCGATGGCGAGGCCATTCCCGATGCCGAATCCAACGTGCGACGCAATGGTGTGGCCGACCGCGTGCACGTCTTCGAGGCGGACGCGGCGGCCATTCTGCCCCTCGTGGCGCCGGTGCGGCTTGTCCTCGCCAACATCATCTCGTCGGTGCTCATCGAACTCCTGCCCATCATCGGCATGGCGCTCACCGACGATGGATCGGCCATTCTGAGCGGCATACTCCAGGAAGAGCGGGAAACCATGCTGCAGGTGCTGGCGGCACACGGGTGGACCGTGCTGGCAGAAGATGCGGAGGACATCTGGTGGTCGGTCGCCATCGCGAAGGCCTAG
- a CDS encoding asparaginase: MWIPDFLSKAPGATSRGQAADGFSPPQRSRRLDVIVTRGGVVESRHRVHAAVVTADAVLVDASRDPELPVWWRSCAKPFQVMPLLRSGGLDALGWESDELALACASHGGEPEHVRIAARMLEHLGLEEGDLACGPHEPLASRGVRSLREAAQRPTRLHNNCSGKHAAMLARARQTAVPTAGYQHAGHPVQQDCLRAVSEWAALPVDRIAVGVDGCGVSVFALPLANMALAYARLVQAAASGDTPSRRVVSAMTSQPFLVGGTERFDTLLMEACGGNVLCKIGAEGVHTFALVDRGIGFALKVEDGAARAQYPAVLSLLAAYDALPNPLPEALRDLLQRSVRNTRGESVGVITVGDADVGDVWEFNA, encoded by the coding sequence GTGTGGATCCCTGACTTTCTGAGCAAGGCCCCTGGCGCGACGTCGCGGGGACAAGCTGCCGACGGCTTTTCGCCGCCGCAGCGTTCACGTCGACTTGATGTGATCGTGACGCGCGGTGGCGTCGTGGAATCACGGCATCGGGTGCATGCGGCGGTCGTGACGGCCGACGCCGTGCTCGTGGACGCGTCGCGCGACCCGGAGCTGCCAGTGTGGTGGCGCAGTTGCGCCAAGCCCTTCCAGGTCATGCCCCTGCTGCGAAGCGGGGGCCTGGATGCGTTGGGTTGGGAGAGCGATGAGCTGGCACTGGCCTGCGCCTCCCACGGCGGGGAGCCGGAGCACGTGCGGATTGCCGCGCGCATGTTGGAGCATCTGGGGCTCGAAGAGGGAGATCTCGCCTGCGGGCCGCATGAGCCCCTCGCGTCCCGCGGCGTACGCAGCCTGCGGGAGGCCGCGCAGCGTCCCACCCGTCTCCACAACAACTGCTCCGGCAAGCATGCAGCCATGCTCGCACGGGCACGGCAAACAGCGGTTCCAACCGCCGGGTATCAGCACGCCGGTCATCCCGTGCAACAGGATTGCCTGCGAGCCGTTTCGGAATGGGCGGCGCTGCCGGTCGACCGAATTGCCGTGGGGGTTGACGGGTGCGGCGTGTCGGTGTTCGCCTTGCCGCTCGCCAATATGGCCCTGGCCTATGCGCGTCTCGTGCAGGCAGCCGCGTCCGGTGACACGCCGAGCCGGCGCGTGGTGAGCGCGATGACCTCGCAGCCCTTTCTGGTCGGCGGCACCGAGCGGTTCGATACGCTGCTGATGGAAGCCTGTGGTGGCAATGTGCTTTGCAAGATCGGGGCAGAAGGTGTGCACACCTTTGCACTGGTCGATCGCGGCATTGGCTTCGCGCTCAAGGTGGAAGATGGGGCGGCGCGGGCGCAGTACCCGGCGGTGCTGTCGCTGCTCGCGGCGTACGATGCCTTGCCCAATCCCTTGCCCGAGGCCCTGCGTGACCTGTTGCAGCGCAGCGTGCGCAATACGCGCGGGGAGTCGGTGGGCGTGATTACGGTCGGCGATGCCGACGTGGGCGACGTCTGGGAGTTCAACGCATGA
- the dnaJ gene encoding molecular chaperone DnaJ, translating to MADFYAVLGVPRDASDDDIKKAYRRLATQWHPDRNGGSKEAEEKFKDITEAYDILRDPQKRAAFDRYGEAGLRGSGQAAYEHVDLSEALNIFMRDFGGFGDLFGASAGGRRSGPRSGSDIKLPLPLTLTEVATGVEKTVVLKVLDGCDACEGSGAEPGTKPSTCGTCGGAGEVRRAQRSFFGQFVSVAPCPTCAGEGVVVSSPCKKCRGEGRVRAERTLKIQVPAGVATGQYMTLRGAGNIGPRGGTRGDVLVVFEVDDDERFDRDGEDLFCEALVTYPQLVFGADITVPGLTSTLSLRVPAGTQSGTVFHLRGKGLPRVNASGVGDLHIKVQLWTPQSVDGEEKQLIERLASIKGDAPPQREKGFWSKMKEAIGA from the coding sequence ATGGCTGATTTCTACGCGGTTCTGGGCGTACCGCGCGATGCGTCGGACGACGACATCAAGAAGGCTTATCGCCGCCTCGCCACGCAGTGGCACCCCGATCGCAACGGGGGATCGAAGGAGGCGGAAGAAAAATTCAAGGACATCACCGAGGCGTACGACATTCTGCGTGATCCGCAGAAGCGCGCCGCGTTTGATCGCTACGGCGAGGCCGGCCTGCGTGGCAGCGGTCAGGCGGCGTACGAGCACGTCGACCTGTCGGAGGCGCTGAACATCTTCATGCGCGACTTCGGCGGCTTCGGCGACCTGTTCGGCGCGTCAGCCGGCGGCCGGCGCAGCGGACCGCGTTCCGGGTCGGACATCAAGTTGCCCCTGCCACTCACGCTCACCGAAGTGGCGACCGGCGTCGAAAAGACCGTCGTGCTCAAGGTGCTCGATGGCTGTGACGCCTGTGAAGGCTCGGGTGCGGAACCTGGAACCAAGCCGAGCACCTGCGGCACATGTGGTGGCGCCGGTGAAGTGCGGCGCGCGCAGCGTTCGTTCTTCGGTCAATTTGTGTCGGTGGCGCCCTGTCCGACCTGCGCGGGTGAGGGGGTCGTGGTGTCGTCGCCGTGCAAGAAGTGTCGCGGCGAAGGTCGGGTACGCGCCGAACGCACGCTCAAGATCCAGGTGCCGGCGGGTGTGGCCACCGGGCAGTACATGACGCTGCGTGGTGCCGGCAACATCGGGCCGCGTGGCGGGACGCGCGGCGACGTGCTGGTGGTGTTCGAGGTCGATGATGACGAGCGTTTCGACCGCGACGGTGAGGATCTTTTCTGCGAGGCCCTGGTCACGTATCCGCAGTTGGTGTTTGGAGCGGACATCACGGTACCCGGTCTCACCAGTACCCTGTCGTTGCGCGTCCCAGCCGGTACGCAGAGCGGCACCGTGTTTCACCTGCGCGGCAAGGGGCTGCCACGGGTGAACGCGTCTGGTGTGGGCGATCTGCACATCAAGGTGCAGCTCTGGACGCCGCAGTCCGTGGACGGCGAGGAGAAGCAGCTCATCGAACGTCTCGCCAGCATCAAGGGCGACGCTCCGCCGCAGCGTGAAAAGGGCTTCTGGTCCAAGATGAAGGAAGCCATCGGTGCCTGA
- the hemW gene encoding radical SAM family heme chaperone HemW, which translates to MSTDTLTRHLYLHVPFCARRCSYCDFAIAVRRTVPWERYASAVHDECRIRQIASRCGPLDTLYLGGGTPSRLGPEGVAATLAALAQHVQLAPDAEVTLEANPEDITDEAVASWRAAGVNRLSIGIQSFDDRVLQWMHRVHDAERARQVVDAVRRGGIANFSVDLIFAAPAALARDWTRDVQAILSLGADHVSLYGLTIEPGTPLGRWQARGEVQEADESRYEAEFLDAHARLTAAGYEHYEVSNFALAGRRARHNSAYWRGVPYVGLGPGAHDFDGRFRRWNLSAYAAWDRAVQEGRDPMEDREALTADNRAAEAVYLGLRTVDGLVLNAGERLHVAPWVEAGWVVLTETGGEWRARCTATGWLRLDALAADLTAFRGRS; encoded by the coding sequence GTGAGTACGGACACGCTGACGCGCCATCTCTATCTGCACGTCCCCTTTTGTGCGCGGCGCTGCAGTTATTGCGATTTTGCCATCGCGGTCCGTCGCACCGTGCCGTGGGAGCGCTACGCCAGCGCTGTGCATGACGAGTGCCGCATCCGACAGATCGCGTCGCGTTGCGGGCCGCTGGACACGCTCTATCTGGGCGGAGGCACACCGTCGCGCCTCGGACCCGAGGGCGTGGCGGCCACGCTCGCGGCCCTCGCGCAGCATGTGCAGCTCGCACCGGATGCCGAAGTCACCCTCGAGGCCAACCCCGAGGACATCACCGACGAAGCCGTCGCGTCGTGGCGGGCAGCGGGCGTCAATCGCCTGTCCATCGGCATTCAGAGTTTCGATGACCGCGTGCTGCAGTGGATGCATCGGGTGCATGACGCCGAGCGTGCGCGGCAGGTCGTGGACGCCGTGCGAAGGGGCGGCATTGCCAACTTCTCGGTGGATCTGATCTTTGCGGCGCCCGCTGCTCTGGCGCGCGACTGGACACGCGATGTGCAGGCCATTCTGTCGCTTGGCGCCGATCATGTGTCGCTGTATGGCCTCACCATCGAGCCGGGCACGCCGCTCGGGCGCTGGCAGGCGCGAGGCGAAGTGCAGGAGGCTGATGAGTCGCGCTATGAGGCCGAGTTTCTCGACGCGCATGCGCGGCTCACGGCCGCGGGCTACGAACACTACGAAGTGTCCAACTTCGCGTTGGCCGGACGACGCGCGCGCCACAACTCGGCCTATTGGCGCGGCGTGCCCTATGTGGGACTTGGGCCGGGCGCGCACGATTTTGATGGCAGGTTTCGGCGCTGGAATCTGTCCGCCTACGCGGCCTGGGACCGGGCGGTGCAGGAGGGCCGGGACCCCATGGAAGACCGCGAGGCGCTCACGGCGGACAATCGCGCGGCCGAGGCGGTGTACCTCGGGCTGCGAACGGTGGACGGGCTGGTGCTGAACGCCGGCGAGCGGCTGCATGTGGCGCCGTGGGTCGAGGCCGGATGGGTGGTGCTCACTGAAACCGGTGGCGAGTGGCGTGCGCGTTGCACCGCGACCGGTTGGCTGCGCCTCGATGCACTCGCTGCCGACTTGACAGCGTTTCGCGGACGCTCGTAG
- a CDS encoding bifunctional heptose 7-phosphate kinase/heptose 1-phosphate adenyltransferase, producing MTSLISRDRLVALLEAARRQHVVIIGDAMLDVYLRGDVDRISPEAPVPVVRVRDRKLALGGAANVAQNVAAMGAGCDLVAVVGDDRAGSTLREHLDAGRMSSRSLVTVDRPTTTKTRVMARSQQLVRFDEEDDRDLHDADVEAVLAAIARAMPDATAVVFEDYNKGVLVPSVIEGAIAMARARNLPVVVDPKYRNFFAYRGATVFKPNRRELESALGAAVDLDHPATLPDTLARLGVEHLLLTLGEHGMALVSADTAATGVVHRVPTTAREVYDVVGAGDTVTAYLATMLAAGATAREAAVVANFAAGVEVGKLGAATVSPDEVLEAYDHHLHSA from the coding sequence ATGACGTCACTCATATCCCGCGACCGTCTGGTCGCGCTGCTCGAGGCTGCGCGGCGGCAGCATGTCGTGATCATTGGCGATGCCATGCTGGACGTGTATTTGCGCGGCGATGTGGACCGCATCTCGCCCGAGGCTCCGGTGCCGGTGGTGCGGGTGCGCGACCGCAAGCTCGCCCTTGGTGGTGCCGCCAACGTGGCGCAGAACGTGGCGGCCATGGGCGCAGGCTGCGATCTGGTGGCCGTGGTTGGAGACGACCGCGCCGGCAGCACCTTGCGCGAGCATCTCGATGCCGGGCGCATGTCTTCGCGGTCGCTCGTAACGGTCGACCGACCCACGACCACCAAGACGCGCGTCATGGCACGGTCGCAGCAGCTCGTGCGCTTCGACGAGGAAGACGACCGCGACCTGCACGACGCCGACGTGGAGGCCGTGCTGGCCGCCATTGCGCGCGCCATGCCCGACGCCACCGCCGTGGTGTTCGAGGATTACAACAAGGGCGTGCTGGTGCCCTCCGTGATCGAGGGCGCGATCGCGATGGCCCGTGCACGAAACCTGCCCGTGGTGGTGGACCCGAAGTACCGCAACTTCTTTGCGTATCGTGGTGCGACGGTGTTCAAGCCCAACCGGCGCGAGCTTGAAAGCGCGCTTGGTGCCGCGGTGGATCTCGACCATCCCGCCACCTTGCCCGACACTCTGGCGCGACTTGGTGTGGAGCACCTCCTGCTCACGCTCGGTGAGCATGGCATGGCGCTGGTGTCGGCCGATACCGCCGCGACCGGCGTGGTGCATCGTGTGCCAACCACGGCGCGCGAGGTCTACGACGTGGTTGGCGCCGGCGATACCGTGACCGCGTATCTGGCCACCATGCTGGCGGCTGGCGCGACAGCGCGCGAGGCCGCCGTGGTGGCCAATTTTGCGGCCGGTGTGGAGGTCGGGAAACTCGGCGCCGCCACCGTGTCGCCAGACGAGGTGCTGGAGGCCTACGATCACCATCTGCACAGCGCCTAG
- the dprA gene encoding DNA-processing protein DprA, producing the protein MRSFFPEKQGAAPVEPAEHSGQRAVHRGDRDYPSGLEELRDPPKTLWVRGSWLAAAAPAVAIVGTRHASPYGLRVAKAIAECCARHGVSVISGLARGIDGAAHEAALAAGGRTAAVLGTAIDHYYPRGHRPLQERIAREGLLVSEHAPGDPGHAGSFPRRNRIIAALAAATVVVEAPEDSGALITAEVAQALGRRVYVVPNAIDVPQARGSNAWLHKQGTALLRPEDVLAELQIDLLPPQGPVLSDDAALCWDAIGQGLQEPSLIAQHTGLAPRRVAALLAMLEIDGLVTVEAGGQVRPAVGV; encoded by the coding sequence ATGCGCAGCTTCTTCCCTGAGAAGCAGGGGGCTGCGCCGGTCGAGCCGGCGGAGCACAGTGGGCAACGCGCCGTGCACCGCGGCGACCGCGACTATCCGTCGGGTCTCGAAGAATTGCGCGATCCACCCAAGACACTGTGGGTGCGAGGCTCGTGGTTGGCGGCGGCAGCGCCCGCGGTGGCCATTGTGGGCACCCGACACGCCTCGCCGTACGGGCTGCGCGTCGCCAAGGCCATTGCCGAATGCTGCGCGCGGCATGGCGTGAGTGTCATCAGTGGCCTGGCGCGCGGCATTGATGGGGCGGCACACGAAGCCGCGCTTGCCGCCGGTGGTCGTACCGCTGCCGTTCTCGGTACGGCCATCGATCACTACTATCCGCGTGGGCATCGGCCGTTGCAGGAGCGCATTGCCCGCGAGGGTCTGCTGGTGTCTGAGCACGCCCCGGGTGATCCGGGGCATGCGGGTTCCTTTCCGCGTCGCAATCGCATCATTGCGGCGCTCGCCGCGGCCACCGTGGTGGTCGAAGCGCCGGAAGACAGTGGCGCGCTCATTACCGCCGAGGTGGCGCAGGCGTTGGGGCGTCGTGTGTATGTCGTGCCCAATGCCATCGACGTGCCACAGGCGCGCGGCAGCAATGCCTGGTTGCACAAGCAGGGCACGGCGCTGCTCCGTCCGGAGGACGTACTGGCGGAACTGCAGATCGACCTGCTGCCGCCACAGGGGCCGGTGCTGAGTGACGACGCCGCCCTCTGTTGGGATGCCATCGGACAGGGTTTGCAGGAGCCGTCGCTCATCGCCCAACACACGGGCCTCGCGCCGCGCCGCGTGGCGGCGCTGCTCGCCATGCTCGAGATCGACGGGCTCGTCACAGTGGAGGCGGGCGGACAGGTGCGGCCCGCCGTTGGCGTGTGA
- a CDS encoding RsmE family RNA methyltransferase, which produces MVGRHREGLAAGLPQFITPEPFADGTTVVLDEQAARHMRVLRLESGAQVGLRDGQGAVGEGQVVRLSKSQVHVEVQRVAQHAPLPAVHLLVPIADRDRMLWLAEKATELGVTSWRPVMWRRSRSVSPRGEGVSFQAKVRARMEGALAQSEGAWLPQAFPEAPLDRAVLAAPPGHRLVLDPAGVPLIGEGAAPLLEPVVIAVGPEGGVEPDELALLHDAGFRSVSLGSTILRFETAALVSLGIARTCLSATPTGGSLA; this is translated from the coding sequence GTGGTCGGTCGCCATCGCGAAGGCCTAGCCGCCGGGCTGCCGCAGTTCATCACGCCCGAGCCGTTTGCCGACGGCACCACCGTGGTGCTCGACGAACAGGCAGCCCGCCATATGCGGGTGCTCCGACTCGAGTCCGGCGCGCAAGTCGGGCTACGGGACGGGCAGGGCGCGGTGGGCGAAGGACAGGTGGTCCGTCTGTCCAAGTCGCAGGTGCACGTCGAGGTGCAGCGTGTGGCGCAGCACGCGCCGCTGCCGGCCGTGCATCTGCTGGTGCCCATCGCCGACAGGGATCGCATGCTCTGGCTGGCGGAGAAGGCCACGGAACTCGGCGTGACCTCGTGGCGTCCGGTCATGTGGCGACGTTCCCGCTCCGTGTCGCCGCGCGGAGAGGGCGTGAGCTTCCAGGCCAAGGTGCGGGCCCGCATGGAAGGTGCCCTCGCGCAGTCCGAAGGCGCGTGGCTGCCCCAGGCCTTTCCGGAGGCGCCACTCGATCGCGCGGTGCTCGCCGCCCCGCCAGGGCATCGCCTGGTGCTCGATCCGGCCGGCGTCCCGCTCATTGGCGAAGGCGCCGCGCCCTTGCTGGAACCGGTGGTTATCGCGGTGGGTCCGGAAGGTGGGGTTGAGCCCGACGAGCTGGCGTTGTTGCACGACGCAGGCTTCCGCTCGGTCAGCCTGGGCTCGACCATTCTGCGTTTCGAAACGGCCGCCCTCGTGTCCCTCGGCATCGCCCGTACCTGTTTGTCGGCTACGCCGACGGGAGGCTCTCTCGCATGA